A window of the Lactuca sativa cultivar Salinas chromosome 5, Lsat_Salinas_v11, whole genome shotgun sequence genome harbors these coding sequences:
- the LOC111910539 gene encoding CBS domain-containing protein CBSX5, whose translation MAARLLAHEVADLCLGKPPLKSLAISATVRHALAALKSSDDTHISIWTCDHHQTAQSLIDNCCCVGKICMVDIICYLSKEDNLKSPSSALDSPVTVLLSRDPATVRLVNPSASLVEAIDLIIGGAQNLIVPINRRTKINSKRKQILKQELSFAPTTHAGGGEFCWLTQEDVIRFLLSSIGLFSPTGAYSVESLGIINPDILTVNFHSPASTALGAILTSLADQTSVAVVDDDGILIGEISPFTLAYCDETAAAAIATLSAGDLMSYIDCGGPPEDIIRVVEARLKERNLKGMLEEFTAYSSGIPLISSNSSSSSEDESSPSPARMKSGRYNRSSSYSSRITRRAEAIVCYPWSSLVAVMIQAITHRVSYVWVIEKDCSVVGVVKFSDILEVFRSNLESMTN comes from the exons ATGGCAGCTCGTTTATTGGCGCATGAGGTAGCTGACCTCTGTCTCGGCAAGCCGCCGTTGAAATCACTCGCTATCTCCGCCACTGTCCGCCACGCCCTCGCCGCACTCAAGTCCTCCGACGATACCCACATCAGCATTTGGACCTGCGACCACCACCAAACCGCCCAATCACTCATCGATAACTGCTGCTGCGTCGGAAAAATCTGCATGGTGGACATCATCTGCTACCTCAGTAAAGAAGATAACCTCAAGTCGCCTTCTTCTGCACTTGATTCTCCGGTCACTGTTTTGCTGTCACGTGATCCCGCTACTGTTAGGCTCGTGAACCCCTCTGCAAG TTTGGTGGAAGCAATTGATCTAATTATCGGTGGAGCTCAGAATCTTATAGTGCCGATAAACAGAAGAaccaaaattaattcaaaaagGAAGCAAATTTTGAAACAAGAGTTATCATTTGCCCCGACGACACACGCCGGCGGCGGTGAATTCTGCTGGCTGACACAAGAGGATGTGATCAGATTCTTACTGAGTTCAATTGGACTTTTCTCCCCTACCGGTGCCTACTCCGTAGAGTCTCTCGGAATCATCAACCCCGATATCCTCACCGTCAATTTCCACTCTCCGGCGTCGACTGCATTGGGAGCAATTTTGACTTCTCTTGCGGACCAAACTTCCGTCGCAGTAGTCGACGATGACGGAATCTTAATCGGTGAGATTTCCCCCTTCACGCTCGCGTACTGCGACGAAACTGCAGCAGCTGCTATAGCAACACTATCTGCCGGAGATCTGATGTCGTACATTGATTGTGGTGGACCGCCGGAAGATATAATCAGGGTTGTGGAAGCGCGGCTAAAAGAGCGGAATTTAAAAGGAATGTTGGAGGAATTTACGGCGTACTCATCGGGGATTCCATTGATTAGCAGTAACTCATCTTCGTCATCTGAAGATGAATCCTCACCATCTCCGGCAAGAATGAAGTCCGGGAGGTACAATAGATCAAGCAGCTATTCCTCGAGGATAACGAGGAGGGCGGAGGCGATTGTTTGCTATCCTTGGAGCTCGTTGGTTGCGGTGATGATTCAGGCGATCACACACCGCGTGAGCTATGTGTGGGTTATTGAAAAAGACTGCAGTGTCGTCGGAGTCGTGAAGTTTTCTGACATTTTGGAGGTTTTCCGGTCAAATTTGGAAAGCATGACGAATTAG